A region from the Phaenicophaeus curvirostris isolate KB17595 chromosome 3, BPBGC_Pcur_1.0, whole genome shotgun sequence genome encodes:
- the RPP40 gene encoding ribonuclease P protein subunit p40, which translates to MPVPPWQRLRQAPRHLLVCERGHVRHERSRHAAHVRDHAYNCGVSFLIPECGILPEVLKSTIADLGEYYLVKNLSVHEFVAHEFIDAFVKKGSCYALTYNTKIDQDNTAALLPNGKLILSVDKDTYEELGLQGRPSRYSGKKVMRYIITIDLADSSFHPDSKKHNRVLWALKEKKPLEFDFLMAWHSTGTEGSTLMSYFSKNQIRALKPKITFSTLRDLQCPVLQSNELQGQPEESCSTEELFEWLGAVLNQVSLDNKSSSFLSTYCCPQPSVVVEKAFLCTITGFIIPEKIIELLEQLCCYFGEPKLAYWLTLTVHGFADSPVSWRENEHGFHKGGENLYNFVIFRNLEYWLHMAVGTNDDCPP; encoded by the exons ATGCCGGTGCCCCCGTGGCAGCGGCTCCGCCAGGCGCCGCGGCACCTCCTGGTCTGCGAGAGGGGCCACGTGCGGCACGAGCGCTCCCGCCACGCGGCGCACGTGCGGGACCACGCGTACAACTGCGGC GTATCTTTTTTGATCCCTGAATGTGGCATACTGCCTGAAGTACTGAAAAGTACCATTGCAGATCTTGGGGAGTATTACCTGGTGAAGAATTTATCAGTTCATGAATTTGTCGCCCATGAATTCATCGATGCTtttgtaaagaaag GATCGTGCTATGCGCTAACCTATAATACAAAAATCGATCAAGATAATACTGCAGCTCTACTGCCAAATg gAAAACTAATTCTATCAGTGGATAAGGATACTTACGAAGAACTTGGATTGCAAGGTCGCCCTTCTCGGTATTCTGGCAAAAAAGTAATGAGATATA TTATAACTATTGACTTGGCTGATTCCAGCTTTCACCCTGATAGCAAGAAACATAACAGGGTGCTTTGGgccttgaaagaaaagaaacctttaGAATTTGATTTTCTGATGGCTTGGCATAGTACAG GTACAGAGGGATCAACACTGATGTCATACTTCTCAAAAAACCAAATACGGGCCCTAAAGCCAAAAATAACATTCAGCACACTAAGGGACTTGCAGTGTCCGGTGTTGCAAAGTAATGAACTCCAAGGACAGCCAGAGGAGTCCTGCAGTACAGAGGAACTGTTTGAATGGCTGGGTGCTGTCTTGAATCAAGTTAGCTT agacAACAAATCATCTAGCTTCTTATCAACCTATTGCTGTCCTCAGCCCAGCGTAGTAgtggaaaaagcttttttgtgcACAATCACAGGCTTCATAATTCCTGAGAAGATAATTGAGTTATTGGAGCAGCTATG TTGCTATTTTGGTGAACCAAAACTGGCATATTGGCTGACCCTAACTGTGCATGGTTTTGCAGACAGCCCTGTTTCCTGGAGAGAAAATGAACATGGTTTCCACAAGGGAGGAGAGAACTTGTACAACTTCGTCATTTTTAGAAATCTGGAGTACTGGCTTCACATGGCTGTAGGAACTAATGATGATTGTCCTCCATAA